TTCATCATTGGAAAAGCCTGTTAGCCCCTTTCTTCTTACCTTTTTACACTATAATACTCTGATTTAACAATGAACTTAGGAATGTGTCCTGCTAGATAGAGTCTCCACACCTCTCTCTTTCCTGAGTTTTGACCTGGACAGGATGGGTAAGATTTAACACCGTGCATACAGATTTaccttctctcttcctttttgtcttAAAACAAGAATTGTAGCCCTGGACCTTTCAGTAATAGTCCCAGTGTGCTGTGTGCAGTGTAGGAACACATCTCACCAGGCAGTTCATCTTTCTATGGGGTTGGTGAGAAGACTCTTTCCTGCCCTGCAAGCAATTACAGTGGCCCCTTGAGTCCGTGCAGGATTGCatatcccactgctcccagcactgcagctgctgtaATGATTGAGGGGCAGAATTAGAGCAAATTTCAATGTGAACCAGTATTAAGCAATTAGTTCATATTTACTGATTATAATAATACATAATATTATtgttataaaaataacattattgGTGAATTCTGAGATGTAGTCAGCTTGCTGTTTATTAGCCACTATTCCTGACAAGCCTGTCCACTATCCTGTAGGAATTATCACTGTGTTTTCCCCACTTTCTACCATCATCTCTCCTACACATTAGGCAAGGAACAACTTCTGTCTGTACATATTATTCAATTACCTTGAACACCCATAccagaaaatacagaagatTGTAACATAACTGTAACAGCAACAGGGTGGATGAAACCTGAATGACTGGATGGAGCTGAAAAATGTGTGGCTTTTCCTTGCTAGGGCAGTAAATGATACTGATGCCTTTAGTGCAGGTCGCTGCTGATACTGGAATGGGGGCATGATTTGGGGGATGAGCACACACATGGAATGGTGGCAGCATTCCTGCAGGCATTAACCAGGGTCAGGCACACAGTCCCTGCCACATCCTACCACTGGAGTTCTCTTGGTGGATGGATTTTGGTGAGACTGGGGAAAATTTgcagtgctgggctcagctTCTGGTGCCATGGTGAGAAAGTGGGATTCTGAAGCAAACAGATTGAGCCTGGGGGTAGGAAAAACATCCTGCAAAATCCGTGCTGCTAGTGCAACCACCTCTAATTTAGGCAGTGGAAGTCCAGAGCCATTTATGCTGCATTTGCAGAATTATGGGACCAAGAAAGCTTTGGGGAAGGGAAGAACGTGAGTGCTTTACAGACCCTTGCTCAGTCTTCAGGGAATACACAGCTCAGCAAAAATCAAGGGTCAGGGCCTCAGTCCAGACACGGAATAGGGACAGAAAACTTGCTGTTGAATGAACTATTTAGGAAGGACCTGGAAGGGCTGGAGAGAAGGGAGCTACAGCAAAGATACAGAATGGTGCAGCAAGGTAACCTGCTGGGAATGAGGAGAGGGGGAATTTTTGAGCCCCAAAGTGGGTTTTGTGTCTGCTGCCTCCAACACCAGCATCTGCTCTTGGACATGCTGTGAGATTTCCATGCTGGGTTTTGTTAGTGGTTGGGATATTGTCCTTTTAAAGCTTTGAGAAATAGAGgattccctttctccctcccttccttctgcaaggcacaatttGCCCTTGTTTAATCACCCAGAAGGCACAAATGGATATGTGCTACAAAGGCCTCATTCCTCCTCTCTGCTTGCCTGCCTCTGtctcagaaaagcagaacctTCCATGGTTATAAGGCAGTTTGTCCACACAGACCAGACCCCAAATGACAATTCTGGCTGCTGGGGGGTCCTGTTGGGCCAGCAGATGATGACACTGGTGCAACAGCTAAGAGCATGGGAACACAAAGCCATTGAGGACAACAAATGCTTCAGCAAAATCCATACATTTACAAGGGGTTAAACAGGAATGTGCAATCCTGAAAGTGTATGAGGGAATGGGAATAAAGTGAGAATTCAGGGCTGTTGGATCCAGCATTCATTCAATTACCATGCTTAGTTAAGTAGTGCACAGTGCAGTGAAGGCTGCAGTCTGTTAGAATGTCTGTTCCTATAAGTCATTTAATTATGAGGTTGCTCATATGCCATTTTAACATATGTAGAGTAACATTATCCCTCTTTTGTAGGTCACTATTCTCATCAGCCTGGCTCTTGCATTCCTTGCCTGCATAGTGTTTCTTGTGGTGTACAAAGCCTTTACTTACGACCACAGTTGCCCAGATGGATTTGTTTATAAGGTAAGAAACTTCAGATGGATGAATTGCCTGAGCTAATGACAGACTCTAATTGACTACATGGTTACAGTCCAGTCTGCTTTTTTTGACCAGGCCAAACAGAACATTTGGCAAGAACGTGTTGAAATGGAAAAAGTGTTATGGGAAATGTGGATGTGCATCTGCCTCCATCAGCTACTGTTACACTGTAATTGCTGGGATTAGCATTTGGTGAACACTACAGACAGATGTTCAGGAACAATCCCTCATATTTGTGAATGGATTTATTGCAGCTGGAATCCTGCCTTTGCTTCCCACACTTTCAAGTAGCTGAGGTTTACTGGCATACATTTTAATGCAAAGCAAACTCCTGGAGTGCTGACACATGTGTCCTTTGTGAAAGAAATCCAGATTTGCCCAGATATAGTTCACTTTTAGGTGCTTTCAAGCCTCTATCAAGAACAAAACCGTGTAACAATTGCTAAAACCCCAATGCCCAGTGATTTTATATTGAATATTCACAGAGAACTATTTGCCTGGTctgttgagattaaaaaaaaaagtttgcaaaaTAATTCACTGACTCCTCACTGTGAATAAACTCATAAACTCACAGGAATCTTGACCACACTAGGGATGATCTGTAGGCTGGAAAATAGAGTAAGATGTTGGTGTATTAGTCATTGTGAATTATTCACTTAAGTTATATAAAAAgggagaattgggattgttcagcctgaaaaaaaaaggctttgggGTAACCTAATTGCAGctttccagtatctgaagggagcctacaagaaagatggagagagactatttacaggggcatgtagtgacaggataaggggaatggcttcccactgacagagagcaggaccccatccctggaagtgttcaaggccaggttggacagggcttggagcaacctggtctagtgggaggtgtccctgctcatggcacgggtttggaactggatgatctttaaggtcccttccaacccaaaccattctatggttctatgataaAAGTGAAGTTTGGACAGTCATGAATTTCAGAATCAGATTCAAACCTGCACTTCCGAGCAAAGCTGGCCCATTGGGCTGTGCTTGCTTCCATCCCTGACCGAGGTGCTCGTCCCACGGGTCAGGAGAACACCCTGCAACACAGCAGCTCATAAGCTGCTTGCTCAgcctcagcctgtcctctcctctTATCTGAGGATTAATTCTGGACTTGAATGTACAGAGCTTTTGGTCCAGCACatgagcagagctgctcagccagccctggctggcCCCCAGCAAGGGGCCTCAGTCTCTGCTTGTCAGTAACACACCAAACCTTCCCTACACAGCCCCCATTTCCCATCCAGGGCTGAAACCAGCCTGCCATCAGGGTTGCCAATAGCAACAGGTTTTGAAGGCTGCTGCCCGACTTGGTGCATTCCCAGGGGCACCTAAAGGCAACTGCAGCAAGTCTGAGTCAAACATCCTCCATGCAAACAGCCAGCCAGGAGATTTTGGAGAGAGGCTGGCGGGGTcactctgcttttgctttctcccccttcccagcacaaGCGGTGCATCCCGGCCTCGCTGGACGCCTACTACTCTGCACAGGATTCCAACTCCCGGGGCAGGTTCTACACCGTCATCAGCCACTACAGCATGGCCAAGCAGACCAGCTCCCGGGCCGTATCGCCCTGGATGTCCTCGGGGTCCGCAAACCACGAAGCCAAGGCTGCCAAGACAGAAGGTCATTAAAGGGAACGAGC
This DNA window, taken from Pseudopipra pipra isolate bDixPip1 chromosome 15, bDixPip1.hap1, whole genome shotgun sequence, encodes the following:
- the NSG2 gene encoding neuronal vesicle trafficking-associated protein 2, producing the protein MVKLGSNLNDKNNKQPSNEDGFQTVPLITPLEVNHLQFPAPEKVIVKTRTEYQPDQKNKGKLRVPKIAEFTVSFTDGVTERLKVTILISLALAFLACIVFLVVYKAFTYDHSCPDGFVYKHKRCIPASLDAYYSAQDSNSRGRFYTVISHYSMAKQTSSRAVSPWMSSGSANHEAKAAKTEGH